The Metabacillus sediminilitoris genome window below encodes:
- the accB gene encoding acetyl-CoA carboxylase biotin carboxyl carrier protein: MLKIQEIREIINLIDQSCINEFTFEHEGSKITMKKQTQEVETVVRNVVAAPVAEPVHVQPVQTQTVSASNQEIVEAPKADTSNLHKIISPMVGTFYSASSPEAGDYVQVGSKVTNDTTVCIVEAMKLFNEIEAEVKGEIVEILVQNGQLVEYGQPLFLVKPE; the protein is encoded by the coding sequence ATGCTAAAAATACAAGAAATAAGAGAAATCATCAATTTAATTGATCAATCATGTATTAATGAGTTTACATTTGAGCACGAAGGTTCAAAAATTACTATGAAAAAACAAACTCAAGAAGTAGAAACAGTTGTACGAAATGTTGTTGCTGCTCCAGTTGCAGAGCCAGTACACGTTCAGCCTGTACAAACTCAAACAGTATCAGCTTCAAATCAAGAAATAGTTGAGGCACCTAAAGCCGATACATCAAATTTACATAAGATTATTTCTCCTATGGTAGGAACTTTTTACTCTGCTTCTTCACCTGAAGCAGGTGATTATGTACAAGTCGGTTCAAAGGTAACGAATGACACTACGGTTTGTATCGTAGAAGCAATGAAACTCTTTAATGAAATTGAGGCTGAAGTAAAGGGCGAGATCGTCGAAATACTAGTACAAAATGGACAACTTGTTGAGTATGGACAACCTTTATTCCTTGTTAAGCCTGAGTAA
- a CDS encoding SpoIIIAH-like family protein, translated as MLKKQTVWLLTMLSLVVVLSVYYVTSPEGGTSDMVMTEDEKEVSENEIAKEQPVEEKQPAEEQQPAEEEKPAEEEKPAEEEKPAEEDKQPAQEGKGTEKGKSENGEVQTEELEDGTVISSVASDELFTELRLQVDDERNKLKEQLQSIVASNDASANEKSEAYDEMEALTDAAQKEAILETLIKSQGYEDALVRADGNNVKITVKAKEHSKSSANKIMALVRDEMENMEDVIVTFEQ; from the coding sequence ATGTTGAAAAAACAAACGGTTTGGTTATTAACGATGTTAAGTTTAGTGGTGGTTTTATCTGTTTATTATGTAACTTCGCCAGAAGGTGGAACTAGCGACATGGTGATGACAGAGGATGAAAAAGAAGTTAGTGAAAATGAAATAGCTAAAGAACAACCAGTTGAAGAGAAACAACCTGCAGAAGAACAACAACCTGCTGAAGAAGAAAAGCCAGCAGAAGAAGAAAAACCAGCTGAAGAAGAAAAACCAGCAGAAGAAGATAAGCAGCCGGCACAAGAAGGTAAAGGCACTGAAAAAGGTAAAAGTGAAAATGGAGAAGTCCAAACAGAAGAATTAGAGGATGGTACTGTCATTTCTAGTGTTGCCAGCGATGAATTATTTACTGAATTACGACTCCAAGTTGACGATGAACGTAATAAATTAAAAGAACAATTACAATCAATTGTAGCAAGCAATGATGCGTCAGCAAATGAGAAAAGTGAAGCATATGATGAAATGGAGGCTCTAACTGATGCAGCACAAAAAGAAGCAATCCTAGAAACGCTGATTAAATCACAAGGCTATGAGGATGCATTAGTACGTGCTGACGGAAACAATGTAAAAATTACGGTGAAAGCAAAAGAACATAGTAAATCATCTGCCAACAAAATTATGGCACTTGTGAGAGACGAAATGGAAAATATGGAAGATGTGATTGTTACATTTGAACAATAA
- the spoIIIAG gene encoding stage III sporulation protein AG, whose translation MNNKEGFFHKLKSLLGQSDSKKPSKYQYFILVFVLGVAFMLVSNLFSSKDNQTNDIVPTSSSSSNESTEVFKQEKGEKTGSISDYEAEYENQLKEVLETISGVGNVSVVVNVDSTETKVVEKNTVTGSQVTKETDREGGKREVEDQSTDEQVVIIQEGEKEVPIVVQTRKPEIRGVLIVAQGADNIHIKKTIIESVTRVLGVPSHRVAVASKKMKEDE comes from the coding sequence ATGAACAATAAAGAGGGCTTTTTTCACAAGTTAAAGTCTTTGCTTGGCCAGTCAGATTCTAAGAAACCATCTAAATATCAGTATTTTATTCTAGTTTTCGTATTAGGAGTAGCATTTATGCTTGTAAGTAATCTATTTAGCAGTAAAGATAATCAAACGAATGACATTGTACCTACTTCTTCATCTTCTTCTAACGAAAGCACAGAAGTCTTTAAGCAAGAAAAAGGTGAAAAAACCGGCTCCATCTCTGATTATGAAGCAGAATATGAAAATCAATTAAAGGAAGTATTAGAAACAATTTCTGGGGTAGGAAATGTATCAGTTGTCGTTAATGTTGATTCAACTGAAACAAAAGTAGTTGAAAAGAACACCGTTACAGGTAGTCAGGTAACGAAAGAAACTGACCGTGAAGGCGGAAAAAGAGAAGTAGAAGATCAATCGACTGATGAACAAGTTGTCATTATACAAGAAGGTGAAAAAGAGGTTCCGATTGTCGTACAAACAAGAAAACCAGAAATTAGAGGAGTCTTGATAGTCGCCCAAGGTGCTGACAACATTCATATAAAGAAAACAATTATTGAGTCAGTTACGCGGGTTTTGGGTGTACCAAGTCATCGCGTAGCAGTAGCCTCGAAAAAAATGAAGGAGGATGAATAG
- the spoIIIAF gene encoding stage III sporulation protein AF, whose amino-acid sequence MSFLTEWITNIIVFILLAIVIDLLLPNSSMQKYAKMVISLLLIIVIINPIFKIFSKDMNDILAEFQLGASTKEDDVKNLIELQKNEIQASQRAYILEQMAVQMKTMAKEELVKKYDVTIDTILLSESEQVVDINSQKDLTHIQVFLQKNPTEEAESKEKVEAVEAVQPIAIDTTKEQQIDEQEVTMNVEEITAFLAKIWEVEEEKITLELEGGEESIDEQ is encoded by the coding sequence GTGTCTTTCTTAACAGAATGGATTACCAATATTATTGTTTTTATTTTACTGGCAATTGTTATTGATCTTTTATTACCGAATTCATCCATGCAAAAATATGCAAAAATGGTCATTAGTCTTTTACTAATCATCGTAATCATTAATCCTATCTTTAAAATATTTTCAAAAGATATGAATGATATTCTAGCAGAATTCCAGCTTGGAGCATCAACAAAAGAAGATGACGTAAAAAATTTAATAGAATTGCAGAAAAATGAAATACAAGCCTCACAACGTGCATATATTTTAGAACAAATGGCTGTCCAAATGAAAACGATGGCAAAAGAGGAGCTGGTGAAGAAATATGATGTAACGATTGATACAATCCTTCTTTCCGAATCAGAACAAGTAGTCGATATTAACTCTCAAAAAGATCTTACACATATTCAGGTATTTCTACAAAAGAATCCAACAGAAGAAGCAGAAAGTAAAGAAAAAGTTGAAGCAGTTGAGGCCGTTCAACCTATCGCAATTGACACAACAAAAGAACAACAAATAGATGAACAAGAAGTAACAATGAATGTAGAAGAAATCACAGCATTTTTAGCAAAAATTTGGGAAGTAGAAGAAGAAAAAATAACACTAGAATTGGAAGGGGGGGAGGAGTCAATAGATGAACAATAA
- the spoIIIAE gene encoding stage III sporulation protein AE has protein sequence MRTFLSLFFLSIILFNPINVQAQTSPQPEVQADTPNADVIVDEQVDKLEISDIKKYWDEVMTEYGGFLPESQKGSLLQFLSGEKELSFQEWMKAFLKFLFHELIANGKLLGTLILLTVFSMLLQLLQNAFNQSTVSKVAYALVYMVLIIIALNSFHVAIQYTNDAIQSMTNFILALIPLLLALMASSGGLASAAFFHPVIIFLMNTSGLLIKNIVLPLLFLSALLNIVSTLTEQYKVTQLAGLLRNISIGLLASFLTIFLGVISVQGASAAVTDGITIRTAKFITGNFIPVLGRMFTDATDTVISASILLKNTVGIIGVAVLLFIAAFPAIKVLSLAFIYKFAASILQPLGGGPVIKCLDIISKSVIYIFAALAIVSLMFFLSITVIIAASNLTIMMR, from the coding sequence ATGCGAACGTTTCTATCTCTTTTTTTTCTTTCAATCATTCTATTCAACCCAATAAATGTACAAGCCCAAACATCACCGCAGCCGGAAGTACAAGCTGACACGCCTAATGCCGATGTCATTGTGGATGAGCAAGTCGATAAATTGGAAATTAGTGATATAAAAAAATATTGGGACGAAGTAATGACAGAATACGGCGGCTTTTTGCCTGAAAGTCAAAAAGGCAGCTTACTTCAATTTTTAAGTGGAGAAAAAGAGCTGAGCTTTCAGGAGTGGATGAAGGCCTTCCTAAAATTTTTATTTCATGAATTAATTGCTAATGGAAAATTATTAGGGACGTTAATCTTGTTAACGGTTTTTAGTATGCTTCTGCAGTTGTTACAAAATGCATTTAATCAAAGCACAGTGAGTAAAGTAGCTTATGCACTTGTATATATGGTGTTAATCATCATTGCGCTAAATAGCTTTCATGTTGCCATTCAATATACAAACGATGCCATACAATCGATGACCAATTTCATCCTTGCATTAATTCCTTTGTTGTTGGCATTAATGGCTTCTTCAGGTGGGTTAGCCTCAGCAGCCTTTTTTCATCCAGTCATTATCTTTTTAATGAATACAAGTGGATTGCTAATCAAAAATATTGTGTTGCCATTGTTGTTTCTCTCAGCATTGTTAAATATTGTTAGTACACTAACAGAACAATATAAAGTCACACAGCTTGCTGGATTACTAAGAAATATTAGTATTGGTCTTCTAGCATCGTTTTTAACCATATTCCTTGGTGTCATATCTGTACAAGGAGCATCTGCTGCTGTGACAGATGGAATCACAATACGAACCGCAAAATTTATTACAGGGAATTTTATTCCTGTTCTTGGGAGGATGTTTACAGATGCAACAGATACCGTCATCAGTGCCTCTATTTTATTGAAAAATACGGTTGGAATCATTGGTGTTGCAGTCCTGTTATTTATCGCGGCTTTCCCTGCAATTAAAGTGTTATCCTTAGCATTTATTTATAAATTTGCTGCATCGATCCTTCAACCTCTTGGTGGAGGACCTGTTATAAAGTGTTTAGACATCATCAGTAAAAGCGTCATATATATTTTTGCAGCACTAGCGATTGTCTCTCTCATGTTCTTTTTAAGTATTACTGTCATCATCGCTGCAAGTAATTTAACAATTATGATGCGTTAA
- the spoIIIAD gene encoding stage III sporulation protein AD — MEIIQIVGLGLIATFLALIVKEQKPTFAFMLVVFVGCVIFLFLVDQVYEIIRMVERIAINASVNLIYVETILKIIGIAYIAEFGAQITKDAGQGAIASKIELGGKILILTMAIPILTVIIETVLGMIPGT; from the coding sequence ATCGAAATCATACAAATCGTCGGACTTGGGCTGATTGCAACCTTTCTTGCATTAATTGTAAAAGAACAAAAGCCTACCTTTGCTTTTATGCTAGTTGTGTTTGTTGGTTGTGTCATCTTTTTATTTTTAGTAGACCAGGTATATGAAATTATAAGAATGGTAGAACGAATTGCAATAAATGCAAGTGTTAATCTCATCTATGTTGAAACAATTTTAAAAATAATTGGGATTGCTTACATTGCAGAGTTTGGGGCACAAATTACAAAAGATGCAGGACAAGGTGCAATTGCTTCAAAAATAGAATTAGGAGGCAAAATTCTGATTCTTACAATGGCGATCCCGATCTTAACTGTCATTATTGAAACAGTGCTTGGGATGATCCCTGGAACATAG
- the spoIIIAC gene encoding stage III sporulation protein AC, which yields MGVDINTIFQIAGIGIVVAFLHTILDQMGKKEYAQWVTLIGFIYILFMVASIVDDLFNKIKSVFLFQG from the coding sequence ATGGGCGTAGATATTAATACGATCTTTCAAATTGCCGGGATAGGAATCGTCGTTGCATTCCTTCACACAATTTTAGATCAAATGGGAAAAAAAGAATATGCACAATGGGTCACACTTATAGGCTTTATTTACATTTTGTTCATGGTTGCATCAATTGTTGATGATCTATTCAATAAGATAAAATCGGTCTTTCTGTTTCAGGGGTAG
- the spoIIIAB gene encoding stage III sporulation protein SpoIIIAB — translation MIKWMGAIFIIIATTWAGFEAAKHLSARTRQLRQLKVALQSLEAEIMYGHTSLIVAAQNISKQLPNPLSQLFETFAAKLIKGHTSVKGAWEESLEDVWRFTAFKQGEYEVLKQFGETLGQHDRISQQKHIKLALSHLEREEADAIDRQNRYERMMKSLGVLTGLLLVILLM, via the coding sequence ATGATCAAGTGGATGGGTGCAATATTTATCATAATCGCAACAACATGGGCAGGTTTTGAAGCTGCAAAACATTTAAGTGCTAGAACTAGACAGCTAAGGCAGCTAAAGGTTGCACTGCAATCGTTAGAAGCTGAAATTATGTATGGACATACATCATTAATCGTTGCAGCTCAAAACATATCGAAACAATTACCAAATCCATTATCACAGCTTTTTGAGACCTTTGCAGCAAAACTTATCAAGGGACATACAAGTGTAAAGGGTGCATGGGAGGAGAGTCTTGAAGACGTTTGGCGCTTCACTGCCTTTAAACAAGGAGAATATGAGGTCTTAAAACAATTCGGAGAAACTCTTGGTCAGCATGATCGTATCTCACAACAAAAGCATATTAAGCTAGCATTGTCGCATTTGGAAAGAGAGGAAGCTGATGCGATTGATCGGCAAAATCGTTACGAACGAATGATGAAAAGTTTAGGAGTATTAACAGGGCTGCTCTTAGTCATTTTATTGATGTAG
- the spoIIIAA gene encoding stage III sporulation protein AA: protein MKEMLDMLPESISTQILKLHPSSLARMEEIRIRVMKRVEVIISGKPVFLSYVTTYEDSINLLNELSHYSIYTLEEELKKGYITVRGGHRVGLSGRVITEDGRVKAIRDVTSFNIRIAKEKVGIAERYVPYLFQEKWMNTLIIGPPQTGKTTLLRDFARVISSGFQHIESRKVGIVDERSEIAGCVKGVPQHQLGERIDVLDACPKAEGMMMMIRSMSPDVLIVDEIGTKEDAEAVMEAVHAGVQLFVTVHGYRVSELLKRPTLKMLIESNVFDRFIELSRKDGPGTVQQILNQHGQHFNLERSVT, encoded by the coding sequence ATGAAAGAAATGTTAGATATGCTTCCAGAATCAATCAGTACCCAAATATTGAAGCTACATCCTTCTAGTTTGGCCAGAATGGAAGAAATCCGGATTCGTGTAATGAAACGTGTTGAGGTCATCATTTCAGGTAAGCCTGTGTTTCTTTCCTATGTAACAACCTATGAGGACTCAATTAATTTACTTAATGAGCTTAGCCACTATTCGATTTATACATTGGAAGAAGAATTAAAAAAAGGTTATATAACGGTTCGTGGCGGGCATCGAGTCGGTCTTTCTGGAAGAGTCATTACAGAAGATGGACGAGTTAAAGCAATTCGTGACGTCACATCATTTAATATAAGAATTGCTAAAGAGAAGGTAGGGATCGCAGAGAGATATGTTCCATACCTATTTCAAGAAAAGTGGATGAATACATTAATTATCGGTCCCCCGCAAACAGGGAAGACAACATTGCTTAGAGATTTTGCAAGAGTTATCAGCAGTGGTTTTCAGCACATTGAATCAAGAAAGGTTGGAATTGTGGATGAACGTTCTGAAATAGCTGGATGTGTAAAAGGTGTGCCACAACATCAGCTTGGAGAACGAATCGATGTTCTTGATGCATGTCCGAAGGCTGAAGGTATGATGATGATGATTCGTTCAATGAGTCCAGACGTATTAATCGTAGATGAAATTGGTACAAAAGAAGATGCAGAAGCTGTAATGGAAGCTGTCCATGCCGGGGTGCAGCTATTTGTTACTGTACATGGTTATCGAGTTTCTGAACTCTTAAAGCGTCCTACATTAAAGATGTTAATCGAATCAAATGTGTTTGATCGGTTTATTGAATTATCTAGAAAAGACGGCCCAGGAACCGTACAACAAATTCTTAATCAGCATGGTCAGCATTTTAATTTAGAAAGAAGTGTGACCTAA
- a CDS encoding YqhV family protein translates to MKRLFSHIDSTVLTMAGLRFLSASIELTAAILMLMLNDVKKAVTINSLLAIVGPIIFIATMTIGIFQIADQLSYAKLLFIGLGVFFILFGIYK, encoded by the coding sequence ATGAAACGTTTATTTTCCCATATAGATTCTACTGTTTTAACTATGGCTGGTTTGCGTTTTTTATCTGCATCGATCGAATTAACTGCAGCAATCTTAATGTTAATGTTAAATGATGTAAAAAAAGCTGTAACGATTAATTCTTTATTAGCAATTGTAGGACCAATTATTTTTATCGCAACAATGACAATTGGGATTTTTCAGATTGCTGATCAATTATCATACGCAAAATTGCTCTTTATTGGACTTGGAGTGTTCTTTATATTGTTTGGAATTTATAAATAA
- a CDS encoding HEAT repeat domain-containing protein: MTIISKLSSKLGEKTEEGNRNIANECIENPSLLDEIKEGLKSKDKALVGDCAEVLTKIAEVKPELVVPYFDYLIPLLSIKTTRVRWEAIHAISLITPYITEQISKVMPIIKELITTDKSTIVRDYSVQTICNFAESGKKEALAAFPILKDSLLIWDGKHRGRILKGLLSVCKHAPECILEIRGIAEEYIEDNRSGVKKNG, encoded by the coding sequence ATGACCATCATTTCCAAACTATCATCGAAATTAGGTGAGAAAACGGAAGAAGGAAATCGAAATATTGCAAATGAATGCATCGAAAATCCATCTTTATTAGATGAGATTAAAGAAGGCTTAAAAAGTAAAGACAAAGCGTTGGTTGGAGATTGTGCGGAAGTATTAACAAAAATAGCTGAAGTGAAACCCGAATTAGTAGTCCCTTATTTTGATTATTTGATCCCTTTACTATCCATAAAAACAACACGAGTCCGCTGGGAAGCGATTCATGCAATATCATTAATAACTCCATACATAACAGAGCAAATTTCTAAAGTCATGCCAATAATAAAAGAACTTATTACAACTGATAAAAGTACAATTGTACGAGATTATTCTGTTCAAACTATTTGTAACTTTGCAGAATCTGGTAAGAAAGAGGCACTTGCAGCATTTCCAATTCTAAAGGATTCACTTTTAATATGGGACGGAAAACATCGAGGACGAATATTAAAAGGATTATTAAGTGTATGTAAACATGCTCCGGAATGTATTCTTGAAATTAGAGGTATTGCTGAAGAATATATAGAGGATAATCGTAGCGGAGTTAAAAAAAACGGCTAA
- the efp gene encoding elongation factor P → MISVNDFRTGLTIEVDNGIWRVMDFQHVKPGKGAAFVRSKLRNLRTGAVQEKTFRAGEKVAKAQIETRRMQYLYANGDQHAFMDTETYDQIELPSSQIEYELKFLKENMEVQIMMFGTETLGVELPNTVELEVTETEPGIKGDTASGGTKPATLETGLTVQVPFFINQGDRLIINTSEASYVSRA, encoded by the coding sequence ATGATTTCAGTTAACGATTTTCGTACAGGATTAACAATTGAGGTTGATAACGGCATTTGGCGTGTTATGGATTTCCAACACGTAAAGCCTGGTAAAGGTGCAGCGTTTGTTCGTTCAAAACTTCGTAATCTACGCACAGGAGCTGTTCAAGAAAAAACGTTCCGTGCTGGTGAAAAAGTAGCGAAAGCTCAAATTGAAACACGTAGAATGCAATATCTATATGCAAATGGTGATCAACATGCATTCATGGATACAGAAACATATGATCAAATTGAATTGCCATCATCACAAATAGAATACGAATTAAAATTTTTAAAAGAAAACATGGAAGTTCAAATCATGATGTTTGGAACGGAAACATTAGGAGTTGAGCTGCCAAACACAGTTGAATTAGAAGTTACTGAAACTGAACCAGGTATTAAAGGTGATACTGCTTCAGGCGGTACGAAACCAGCAACTTTAGAAACTGGGCTTACTGTTCAAGTGCCATTCTTTATTAACCAAGGTGATCGCCTTATTATTAACACATCAGAGGCTTCTTACGTTTCACGGGCTTAA
- a CDS encoding M24 family metallopeptidase, with amino-acid sequence MKLEKIRNRFKELSIDGLLITSEFNRRYMTAFTGTAGVAVISEEKAVFITDFRYTEQAAKQIEGYEIVKHSGPIIEEVANIVSKLGIKKLGFEQDHLTYQTYSSYKQVLSQTEFIPVSGAVEKLRLIKSPAEIKILKEAALIADAAYKHILSYVKPGLKEIEVANELEFFMRKNGAVSSSFDIIVASGYRSALPHGVASDKEIEKGDFVTLDFGAYYKGYCSDITRTFAVGQPSEELQKIYSIVLEAQLRGMNGIKPGMTGKEADALTRDYITEQGYGEYFGHSTGHGLGMEVHESPALSSRSNTILEPGMVVTVEPGIYVAGLGGVRIEDDIVITDTGNEALTHSPKDLIIL; translated from the coding sequence ATGAAGCTAGAAAAAATTCGTAATCGGTTTAAAGAATTATCAATTGATGGACTATTAATCACTAGTGAATTTAATCGTAGATATATGACAGCTTTTACTGGGACAGCTGGTGTTGCGGTTATCTCTGAAGAAAAGGCGGTTTTTATTACAGACTTTCGCTATACTGAACAAGCAGCTAAGCAGATTGAAGGATATGAGATTGTTAAACATTCAGGACCAATTATAGAAGAAGTTGCGAATATCGTTTCCAAATTAGGTATTAAAAAGCTAGGGTTTGAACAGGACCATCTAACATATCAAACGTATTCTTCTTATAAACAGGTATTATCACAAACAGAATTTATCCCAGTTTCAGGTGCAGTAGAAAAGTTACGCTTGATTAAGTCACCAGCAGAGATTAAGATATTAAAGGAAGCAGCCCTGATTGCTGACGCTGCGTATAAACATATATTATCGTATGTGAAACCTGGGTTAAAAGAAATTGAAGTTGCAAATGAACTTGAATTTTTTATGAGAAAAAATGGTGCTGTATCATCATCCTTTGATATTATTGTTGCTTCAGGCTACCGTTCTGCCTTACCTCATGGGGTAGCAAGTGACAAAGAAATTGAAAAAGGTGATTTTGTTACGCTTGATTTTGGTGCATACTACAAAGGATATTGTTCAGATATCACAAGGACGTTTGCTGTTGGCCAACCAAGTGAAGAGTTGCAGAAGATTTATTCCATCGTTCTAGAGGCACAATTACGCGGTATGAACGGAATTAAACCAGGGATGACAGGGAAAGAGGCAGATGCCCTGACACGTGATTATATAACAGAACAAGGATATGGGGAATACTTTGGACATTCGACAGGTCATGGTTTAGGTATGGAAGTCCATGAAAGTCCAGCCTTATCGTCTAGATCTAATACAATCCTTGAGCCTGGTATGGTTGTGACTGTTGAACCGGGAATTTATGTAGCAGGTCTCGGCGGCGTAAGAATTGAAGATGATATTGTCATCACAGATACAGGAAATGAGGCACTAACTCATTCACCAAAAGATCTGATTATTTTATAA
- the aroQ gene encoding type II 3-dehydroquinate dehydratase yields the protein MKFLVINGPNLNRLGLREPAIYGSKTLTDLEKDLFAFCETEMIEVTCFQSNHEGDIIDSIHEAEHQFDGIVLNPGAFTHYSYAIRDAIASITLPVVEVHISNVHAREEFRHTSVTAPVTIGQIIGLGFKGYELAMLALKERLGGKQK from the coding sequence ATGAAATTTTTAGTCATTAACGGACCAAATCTTAATCGACTTGGTTTACGTGAGCCTGCAATTTATGGATCAAAAACATTAACAGACTTAGAAAAGGATTTATTTGCATTTTGTGAAACAGAAATGATTGAAGTCACTTGTTTCCAATCAAATCATGAAGGGGATATTATTGATTCTATTCATGAAGCGGAACATCAATTTGATGGAATTGTTTTAAATCCTGGTGCATTTACACATTATAGTTATGCGATTAGAGACGCAATTGCAAGCATAACACTGCCAGTTGTTGAAGTACATATATCAAACGTTCATGCACGAGAAGAGTTTCGTCATACATCAGTAACGGCTCCTGTTACAATTGGTCAAATTATTGGTCTTGGTTTTAAAGGCTACGAGCTAGCGATGCTCGCATTAAAAGAGCGATTAGGAGGGAAACAGAAATGA
- a CDS encoding YqhR family membrane protein — protein sequence MADHKKTEEEHNSEKDNPNLEQNKKEQPISQIGKVIVIGFVGGVFWSLLAYLASILNFTEVSPNLLLQPIALGDWKEGPIGNFISIVLIGIISIGVALVYYAILKRFTSMWVGIVFGALLWGLVFFLLNPIFPNLKTVFELSRATILTTVCLYVLYGVFVGYSISFDYNELNTSQDHK from the coding sequence ATGGCAGATCATAAAAAAACAGAAGAGGAACATAACAGCGAGAAAGATAATCCAAACCTTGAACAAAACAAAAAAGAACAACCTATTTCGCAAATTGGTAAAGTCATTGTAATCGGTTTTGTTGGCGGTGTGTTTTGGAGCTTATTGGCCTATCTTGCATCTATACTCAATTTCACTGAAGTTAGCCCCAATCTCCTTCTTCAGCCAATTGCCCTAGGGGACTGGAAGGAGGGACCAATAGGGAACTTCATCAGCATTGTTCTTATTGGGATTATTTCTATTGGAGTGGCATTGGTTTATTATGCGATTCTAAAGCGTTTTACATCAATGTGGGTAGGGATTGTTTTTGGAGCATTGTTGTGGGGACTTGTCTTTTTTTTACTAAATCCAATATTTCCAAATTTGAAAACGGTTTTTGAATTATCCCGTGCAACAATTTTGACAACAGTTTGTCTATATGTTTTATATGGAGTTTTTGTCGGTTACTCCATTTCATTTGATTATAATGAGCTAAATACGAGTCAAGATCACAAATAG
- a CDS encoding DUF1385 domain-containing protein — protein sequence MSNQTKPAYGGQAVIEGVMFGGKHHYVTAIRRNDHTIDYFHLPRKTQPLLSKLKKIPFLRGIIAIIEASANGSKHLNFATERFEVNPEDDEKIIEEKKKSDSKLTMWLGIAAVGVISFFFGKVIFTLLPVFLAEFMRPLVPSDFGQILIEGAFKLLLLLAYIYAISFTPLIRRVFQYHGAEHKVINTYENNLDLTVENVQSMSRLHYRCGSSFILFTVIVGMFIYTLVPTDPFWLRIVNRLALIPVVLGISFEVLQLTNKLRDVPVLRFLGYPGLWLQLLTTKEPTNDQVEVAIASFNELMRLEKETETKAAEQIV from the coding sequence ATGTCAAATCAAACCAAGCCTGCATATGGCGGGCAAGCTGTTATTGAAGGCGTTATGTTCGGTGGCAAGCATCATTATGTAACAGCTATACGAAGAAATGATCATACAATTGATTATTTTCATTTACCAAGGAAAACTCAACCTCTTTTATCAAAGTTAAAAAAGATTCCCTTTTTACGAGGTATCATTGCGATCATCGAAGCAAGTGCAAATGGCTCAAAACACTTAAACTTTGCAACAGAGCGGTTTGAAGTGAATCCTGAGGATGATGAAAAGATTATCGAAGAAAAAAAGAAGAGTGATTCAAAACTCACGATGTGGCTCGGCATTGCAGCTGTAGGGGTTATCTCCTTTTTCTTTGGAAAAGTAATTTTCACACTCCTCCCCGTATTCTTAGCTGAATTTATGCGTCCGCTTGTACCATCAGATTTTGGGCAAATTCTCATCGAAGGTGCCTTCAAATTATTGTTATTACTAGCATATATATATGCTATATCCTTTACACCTTTAATCAGACGTGTTTTTCAATACCACGGAGCTGAACATAAAGTCATTAATACGTATGAAAATAACCTAGATCTAACAGTAGAAAATGTTCAAAGCATGTCAAGATTACATTATAGATGTGGAAGCAGCTTTATTTTATTTACTGTCATTGTTGGTATGTTCATTTATACCCTTGTTCCAACAGATCCATTTTGGCTACGTATTGTAAACCGCTTAGCATTAATACCAGTAGTACTCGGGATTTCATTTGAAGTATTACAGCTAACGAATAAACTTCGTGATGTCCCAGTATTACGTTTCTTAGGCTATCCAGGTCTGTGGTTACAATTATTAACAACAAAGGAACCGACAAATGATCAAGTTGAGGTTGCTATTGCAAGCTTTAACGAGCTGATGCGCTTAGAAAAAGAAACAGAGACAAAAGCTGCAGAACAAATTGTTTAA